One window from the genome of Toxotes jaculatrix isolate fToxJac2 chromosome 17, fToxJac2.pri, whole genome shotgun sequence encodes:
- the LOC121197618 gene encoding basal body-orientation factor 1-like: MPKKKVAKVKRAKAGKGKKDGKQESKVDKESDVEKAKANAALWELRLQVTDQSLAQYREACRKLARVNEELTNQLYRVEKDTIDITGFLKRQDAAKEEKINMLQKSLKSQEALAREEQNKLVEDYTQQINEMKELFRKKSSDFNMIQDGMKKIKEFQKRKAQMEQELNDIRESMAIADKEHRENLNKMERKFFNEKAHLESEAEQTIALVVERAHNEAIVQLDDASRSVFKENVRLNEALKYHIKETEDLQKLTNSLSRQNASLELDKNTFELMVKKNAAQMEAQKDELSKLRAKVASLEQALELKAEESERVEKKEKEKILVRSQASQVELEKLQKVLAMRERELGHIKQLASTIVQQRTELEQFFHESLAQVKQEIVASRLQYKKEALQAYRWRLREATAGKLKFPPIRTFHKSPHSTNSVYSDMEAAATWTHQPGSKVEISDLTWEQKEQVLRLLFAKMNRQRERKVSQHLALSASSEKKSLIDSDAAGIRDELSLATFITQAPESVLPSIPNSLPDIHTT, from the exons ATGCCGAAGAAGAAAGTTGCCAAAGTAAAGAGGGCTAAAGCCGG gaaaggaaaaaaagacgGAAAACAGGAGTCAAAAGTGGACAAAGAGTCAGACGTAGAGAAGGCCAAGGCCAACGCCGCCCTATGGGAGCTGAGGTTACAGGTCACCGACCAGTCGCTCGCGCAGTACCGGGAGGCTTGCCGGAAGTTGGCGCGCGTCAACGAGGAGCTCACCAACCAACTGTACCGCGTGGAGAAGGACACCATCGATATAACCGGTTTTCTGAAGAGACAGGATGCAGCCAAAGAGGAGAAG ATCAATATGCTGCAGAAAAGCCTCAAAAGTCAAGAGGCACTTGCACGTGAGGAGCAAAACAAACTG GTTGAAGATTACACACAACAAATCAACGAGATGAAGGAGCTATTCAGAAAGAAGTCCAGCGACTTTAACATGATCCAGGATGGAATGAAGAAAATTAAGGAGTTTCAGAAGAGGAAAGCACAGATGGAGCAGGAGCTCAATGAT attagAGAAAGCATGGCTATTGCTGACAAGGAGCACAGGGAAAATCTAAACAAAATGGAGCGCAAATTCTTCAATGAAAAG GCTCACCTGGAGAGCGAAGCTGAGCAAACAATAGCCCTGGTGGTGGAAAGGGCCCACAATGAAGCcattgt GCAGTTGGACGATGCCTCTCGCTCTGTGTTCAAGGAAAACGTCCGTCTCAATGAagcactgaaatatcacataaaggagacagaggaccTGCAGAAACTGACAAACTCACTGTCAAGGCAAAATGCCTCTCTGGAACTGGACAAG AACACCTTTGAGTTGATGGTAAAGAAGAATGCAGCGCAGATGGAGGCTCAAAAAGATGAGCTGTCTAAACTGAGGGCCAAGGTAGCTTCCCTGGAGCAGGCCCTAGAGCTTAAGGCTGAGGAATCTGAGCGagtggaaaagaaggagaaggagaagatcCTGGTCAGATCCCAGGCCAGCCAGGTAGAGCTGGAGAAGCTTCAGAAGGTGCTCGCCATGCGAGAGAGAGAATTGGGGCACATCAAGCAGCTTGCGAGCACCATTGTGCAACAGCGTACAGAGCTGGAGCAGTTCTTCCACGAGTCACTGGCTCAGGTGAAGCAGGAGATCGTGGCCAGCAGGCTGCAATACAAAAAGGAGGCTCTACAGGCTTATCGCTGGAGGCTGAGAGAAGCCACAGCAGGAAAGCTAAAGTTCCCACCCATCCGCACCTTCCATAAAAGCCCACACAGTACCAACTCTGTCTATTCAGACATGGAGGCAGCTGCGACGTG GACACATCAACCAGGCAGCAAAGTTGAAATCTCAGATCTCACGTGGGAGCAGAAGGAACAAGTGCTCAGGCTTCTCTTCGCTAAAatgaacagacagagggaaag GAAAGTTAGCCAACATCTGGCTTTGTCTGCCTCCTCTGAGAAGAAGAGCCTTATTGACAGTGATGCTGCTGG AATTAGAGACGAGCTCTCCCTGGCGACCTTCATCACCCAGGCGCCTGAGTCCGTTCTTCCCTCGATCCCAAACAGCCTGCCGGATATACACACCACATGA
- the entpd5a gene encoding ectonucleoside triphosphate diphosphohydrolase 5, with translation MATPSLLLTLSVWLLAGSLIAEATYYRHHRYVPHFYRYREHSANTENLLPEVSNPVPEVSQPGVPTYPEIPEVFHPAPEVIPPIPEAFHPVPEVVHPAPEPYHQPEVYQPVPEASSPVNMSRVFYGIMFDAGSTGTRIHIYKFIQKDPVELPVLDNEMYHAVKPGLSAYKDNPEEGGNTIRQLLKIAKKTVPEEEWRRTPVVLKATAGLRLLPEDKANALLKEVRDVFDESPFFVPNNSVSLMNGKNEGVLAWVTVNFLTGHLYSNTRRTVGILDLGGGSTQITFLPKSKKTVQSAPTSYIARFNLFNHTYQLYTHSYLGNGLYAARLATLGALGADGLDWKVFTSSCLPKKFREDVTFGGTTYKVSGIPDGYAGYKLCYYEVMKVIKGIVHQPYEVKGSSVFYAFSYYFDRAVESGLIDGSRGGAVEVRDFKKRAKEVCNKMTKYRAISPFLCMDMTYITCLLKEGFGFKDSTVLQLAKKVNNVETSWALGATFDYFRNLNIH, from the exons ATGGCCACGCCGAGCCTGCTCCTCACTTTATCCGTGTGGCTTCTGGCTGGGAGCCTCATAGCTGAGGCGACTTACTACCGGCACCACCGCTACGTCCCCCACTTCTACCGCTACCGGGAGCACTCCGCCAACACGGAGAACCTCCTCCCTGAGGTCTCCAACCCGGTGCCTGAAGTCTCGCAGCCTGGCGTGCCGACCTACCCCGAGATCCCCGAAGTCTTCCACCCGGCACCTGAAGTCATCCCCCCCATACCAGAGGCTTTCCACCCGGTACCTGAAGTCGTGCATCCTGCACCTGAGCCTTACCACCAGCCTGAGGTTTACCAGCCGGTACCTGAAGCCTCCTCCCCTGTCAACATGAGTCGTGTTTTCTATGGGATCATGTTTGACGCTGGGAGCACAGGCACCAGGATCCACATCTATAAGTTCATCCAGAAGGACCCTG TTGAGCTGCCAGTTCTGGACAATGAAATGTACCATGCTGTGAAGCCCGGACTGTCTGCTTACAAGGACAACCCTGAAGAG GGTGGCAACACCATCAGACAGTTGCTGAAGATTGCCAAAAAGACAGTCccagaggaggagtggaggaggaccCCGGTGGTCCTGAAGGCCACAGCGGGTCTGCGTCTGCTCCCAGAGGACAAAGCCAATGCTCTTCTGAAGGAG GTACGAGACGTATTTGATGAGTCCCCTTTCTTTGTGCCAAACAACAGTGTTTCCCTCatgaatggaaaaaatgaag GAGTCCTCGCCTGggtcacagtgaacttccttaCAG GTCACTTGTACTCCAACACAAGGAGGACAGTGGGGATCCTGGATTTGGGTGGAGGATCTACACAAATCACTTTCCTTCCCAAGTCAAAG AAAACCGTTCAGTCTGCTCCCACCAGTTACATTGCCAGATTCAACCTGTTTAACCATACATATCAACtctacacacacag TTACCTTGGAAATGGGCTGTATGCGGCTCGACTGGCAACTCTTGGGGCACTAGGAGCTGATG gTCTAGATTGGAAAGTCTTCACTAGCTCCTGCCTCCCAAAGAAGTTCAGAGAAGATGTGACTTTTGGAGGAACCACCTACAAAGTTAGCGGGATTCCAGACG GTTATGCAGGCTATAAGCTGTGCTACTATGAGGTGATGAAGGTAATCAAAGGCATAGTGCACCAGCCTTATGAGGTGAAGGGCAGCAGCGTCTTCTACGCCTTCTCCTACTACTTTGACAGAGCTGTGGAGTCTGGCCTCATCG atGGCAGTCGAGGTGGTGCGGTTGAAGTGAGGGATTTTAAGAAGAGAGCCAAGGAAG tgtgcaACAAAATGACCAAATACCGTGCTATCAGCCCCTTCCTCTGCATGGATATGACATATATCACCTGTCTGCTAAAGGAGGGCTTTGGCTTCAAGGACAGCACTGTGCTGCAG CTAGCCAAGAAGGTGAACAACGTGGAGACCAGCTGGGCCCTGGGGGCAACCTTTGACTACTTCAGAAACCTCAACATCCACTAA
- the aldh6a1 gene encoding methylmalonate-semialdehyde dehydrogenase [acylating], mitochondrial, with amino-acid sequence MASAALRSVLRTKVPLKVGRMCYSSSVPTTKLFIDGKFVESKTSEWLDIHNPATNEVIARVPKATQEEMLAAVDSCSKAFHSWSETSILARQQVFLRYQQLIKDNIKELAKAITLEQGKTLADAEGDVFRGLQVVEHACSITSLMLGETLPSITKDMDTYTYRLPLGVCAGIAPFNFPAMIPLWMFPMGMVCGNTYLLKPSERVPTCAMLLAKMLQDAGAPDGTLNVIHGQHAAVNFICDHPAIKAISFVGSNQAGEYIYERGSKNGKRVQSNMGAKNHGVVMPDANKENTLNQLVGAAFGAAGQRCMALSTAILVGEARSWLPELVERAKALRVNAGDQPGADVGPLISPQAKERVCSLIQSGVEEGAKLLLDGRNVKVKGYENGNFVGPTIVSSVTPEMKCYTEEIFGPVLVVLEADTLDDAISLVNRNPYGNGTAIFTTNGATARKYTHEVDVGQVGVNVPIPVPLPMFSFTGSRGSFRGDMNFYGKQGIQFYTQIKTVTSQWKAEDATLKSPAVTMPTMGR; translated from the exons gtccCACTTAAAGTTGGCCGTATGTGCTACTCCTCCTCAGTG CCCACCACCAAGCTGTTCATCGATGGGAAGTTTGTTGAATCCAAGACTTCAGAATGGCTGGATATTCACAATCCA GCTACCAACGAGGTGATCGCCCGTGTACCCAAAGCCACCCAGGAGGAGATGTTGGCTGCTGTGGACTCGTGCTCCAAAGCCTTTCACTCATGGTCCGAGACCTCCATCTTGGCTCGGCAGCAGGTCTTTCTCCGCTATCAGCAGCTTATCAAGGACAATATT AAAGAACTTGCTAAGGCCATCACGTTGGAACAAGGCAAGACCCTTGCAGATGCAGAGGGGGATGTGTTCAGAGGATTGC AGGTTGTGGAGCACGCCTGCAGCATCACCTCTCTGATGCTGGGTGAAACCCTGCCCTCCATCACCAAGGACATGGACACCTACACCTACCGCCTGCCCCTCGGGGTGTGCGCTGGCATCGCCCCCTTCAACTTCCCTGCCATGATCCCTCTGTGGATGTTCCCCATGGGCATGGTGTGCGGCAACACCTACCTGCTGAAGCCTTCAGAGCGAGTGCCGACCTGCGCCATGCTGCTGGCCAAGATGCTGCAGGATGCTGGTGCTCCAGATGGGACGCTCAACGTCATCCACGGCCAACACGCCG CTGTCAACTTTATCTGTGACCATCCAGCCATCAAGGCAATCAGCTTTGTTGGCTCAAATCAAGCTGGGGAGTATATTTACGAGAGGGGCTCTAAAAACGGCAAGAGGGTCCAGTCAAACATG GGAGCCAAGAACCATGGTGTGGTGATGCCTGATGCCAACAAGGAGAACACTCTGAACCAACTTGTGGGTGCAGCGTTCGGGGCAGCGGGACAACGCTGCATGGCTCTGTCTACAGCCATCCTAGTAGGCGAGGCACGGAGCTGGCTGCCGGAGCTGGTGGAGCGAGCCAAGGCTCTGCGCGTGAATGCAG GAGACCAGCCTGGTGCGGATGTCGGGCCTCTGATCTCTCCCCAGGCCAAGGAGAGAGTCTGCAGTCTGATCCAGAGTGGCGTGGAGGAGGGAGCGAAGCTGCTCTTGGATGGCCGAAACGTCAAAGTTAAGGGTTACGAGAATGGCAACTTTGTGGGTCCCACCATCGTCAGCAGTGTCACA CCTGAGATGAAGTGCTACACTGAAGAAATCTTCGGGCCTGTGTTGGTTGTTCTTGAGGCAGACACTTTGGATGATGCCATCAGTTTGGTCAACAGGAACCCCTATGGCAACGGTACAGCTATCTTCACCACAAATGGCGCCACTGCACGCAAATACACTCACGAGGTGGACGTGGGCCAG GTTGGAGTCAATGTTCCCATCCCTGTTCCACTGCCAATGTTCTCCTTTACTGGTTCAAGGGGATCCTTCCGAGGGGACATGAACTTCTATGGAAAACAA GGCATCCAGTTCTACACACAGATCAAAACTGTAACCTCACAATGGAAAGCTGAAGATGCCACCTTGAAAAGTCCTGCAGTTACCATGCCAACAATGGGACGCTAA